The Lolium rigidum isolate FL_2022 chromosome 1, APGP_CSIRO_Lrig_0.1, whole genome shotgun sequence region AGTGCTAGATTATCTCCAACAAGTCGTTTCACGTTCAGAGTATCAGTCGATAGCCtagcacctattgctccactataATAAAAGTTGAAACTTGTATAAGTAAATATGTTGCCAAGTAATAACTCTTCACATGTTGTTATTAGATAACCAAGATGGATTAATTTTAGCaatgataaaaataataatagCAGTGCTCAAGTAGTTAGCAACTTAGCATACATAAATGTTCTTCAAAACACATTTTTACTCTTACATCAGATTATTCATAAATGGTTTTTGCACCTCAAGACTAATGGCTAATGTCTAAGGTTGGTAATCATGTATGATTCTTAGTGTTAATTGTTAGTATAAGGATATCTTATAGTAAATATTTTTTCAAGTGCTTCACAAGTTTAATCAGAAAGTAATATATCTCAAAATATCTGTTGCGTAATTTCGAATCATATGTGATGTAAATGTGCATTTGTCCTAAGTTCTTAAGAGTATCCGTCAACCAGGAAAACAATATCGTACTTGtaaactaaactctatctcttcaatgaaatgaaacgcaaaggtcctttgcgttttctcgaaaagaaATACTGGAATTGTATACTAATTGTTACGGCGAAAAAAGGATTTCTGACAAACATCATCGTACGAAAAGGCTAAATGCAGACCTAGAGTGttgaggtttatcaaaccagttgATGTCCTGGTGCATGACACTTCGGAATGTCATCGACCGTATGCGCTCCACAAGCTTCCCTCCTGCTAATCCAAACAGGAAGTTCTCTACTGGAATCAGAACAAGTGTGGAAGCTCCCAGCATGGCAAACATGCCTGCCCAGAACCTCGAGCCCTTCAGTAGTTCTGCCGGTGGCTCATAAAATGTCTTTACTGCACTTGAAATCAATATGCCATATACTGGAAAAATGAAACCATGCACTACAGCAATTATAGAACCAAGGGCAAGAACAAAAGCCTCTGGTCTGTTCAGATAGAAGAGTCGACCAATTGGAGCTTTCTTTCGACCACTAGATATTTTTTCTGCAGTCTCCTCTAGGTCTTGACCATTCTTGAATTCCATGGGATCAGGTAGGTCAAATGGAACAGGGCAAGGACGCCTACCACTATGCCCAAAAGAGGAGCCCTTACTAGTTGACCTCCTAAATGAGCTACTTCGGCTTCTTGGTTTTCTACCGATAGACCTAGAGTCAAAACTGTTTTCCATCATCACATCAGGGTCGACATTAGGGGCTTCTGACTCCTGCAGAGTCTCTTGCAGAAGAATCAGCTGAGAATAAGCACCTTCAGGTTTCTTTACGAGTTGTACATGTGAGCCTGCTCGAAATTCACACATCAAGTAGCAAGTCATCTACATAAACTTGTTCAATGAAAATGATTACTCCCTCAATTCCATAATAGTTGTCAgagattcggatgtatctatacacaaaATGTGCCTAGATACATCCAAACAAACGACAATTAATATGGAACAGAAGTAGTACTATTTTTGGACTGCCGAGAAAGGGGTGTATTGGTCATCAGTTCATCACCCGACTAGTAAACTGAGTGTCACTTATCTGTTGGTTACTGCTGACGAGAAACTCTTTATGTATTTTTTTCCTGACAACTTCAATTTATCAAGTTATGCTGTGTTCACAGGGCTACAATAATGTGAAAAAGACATCCATGGTGTACAGTAATGTGTAACAAGTCATCTACATAAGATGGTAGGACCTAAACTATTTTTGTGTACAGAAAACAACAAATTAATAGTGATACCCAAAGTGGGGACAACATACTTTCTATACATGAGTTATCAATGTTCATATGCATACCTTGTTCCACAATCTTCCCATGCTGTAGGACGGATATGACATCAGCATTCTTTACTGTGCTTAGACGATGTGCAACAATGATTATAGTCCTTTCTAACATTACCCTGTCCAAAGCTTCTTGAACAACCCTTTCAGATTCCATATCCAACGCGCTGGTTGCTTCATCAAGTAGCAATATTCTAGGGTTTTTAATTATTGCTCTAGCAATTGCAATTCTTTGCTTCTGCCCTCCAGACAGTTGAGTTCCATGGTCCCCAACCATCGTCTCAAGACCCTGCAATGTGTCATAAGATATACATCTAAGTAACCATGTGTGATATAGCAATCGAATTAACAATTATGGATATTTTAATTTCTCATAGTACGTTTGGCAATTTATCAATGAAATTTGCTGCATTTGCAAACTCGATTGCTCTTTTGATCTCTTCAAGAGTAAGATCATCTTTCCCGTAAGCAATATTTTCCCTAATCGTGCTTGAGAACAACACTGGTTCTTGGCTGACGAGACCAATTTTTCCTCTTATCCACCCAAGATTCATTCTTCTAATGTCAACTCCGTCGATCAAGACTTCCCCAGACTGTGGATCATAGAATCTCTCCACCAAACTGACCACAGTTGATTTCCCGCTGCCGCTCTGCCCAACTAGGGCCATTGTCGTGCCGTTTGGTACTCGTAAGGAGAATGCATTAAATACCAAATGATCAGGCCTGGTAGGATAGCTGAAGTACACATCCTTAAGTTCAACATCACCCCTAATGTCTTCCAATATGACTCCTTTGGTGTCATATACATCAATATCTGGTTTTCGTTCAATTGTCTTGAACATTCTATATGCTGCTCCTTGCCCTCCTGCAAAAGCAGTTATTGATGGTGTTGCGTGACTTAAGGACCTGCAGAAGATGCATACTTGAGTCAGAAACCAGAAGATCTTAAaaagagatagaaatccctatttaatCATCAATTCAATCCTAAACCAGAAGTCTGGTGCTATACATATGCCCACCCGATACACGGAAAGGCGCATCCTTGGACAAATGTGCCACATTAATCACCATTTCGATCCTAATATGTATAACTTTTCATATTCTATGCTTCAGAGTCATTCTCAATCACATATAAGTCAACAAGGAAATGGCCCACTACTCAAAAATTTCATATAAAATCTAAACTCCACCCTATAATATGCTCCCAACATCCTCATATGCATCTAACTAGCTATAATCTCCACCCTTCAACTATAAGTTTTACTAAGAATATTACTGGTGGTAAGAATTAATATACAAAACTTACAGTCCACCGATCATGACAGCCATCATAACACTAATAACTATGCCACCATTGTATCCTCTGTTGATTATCAGTTTAGCACCATACCAAACTGCCAACCCATAGCAGCAAAACAAGGTTGACATTACTGAACCTTGTCCAATGCCAGTGACAACACCTTCTCGTAGAGCACTTTCATATGCTTTTCTTATGAACTTGTTATATGTTGTTATAGCTTGCTTCTCACCACTGAATGAAACAACCTTCAAAACATAAGCAGATTAAGAACAAAATAGTGACCGGCAAGAATACATAACAAAAACAATCAGCTATTTGTATTTCGTTTGGTTCCCCCAATAAGCACAAGAAAATAAAGGCAAACATTTCCCTTCACAAAGTATTGGCACAAAAATTGGCCACATGATTTTGGGCCAACTATGGCTCAAGAAACAACCAACATTGTCCGCTAAAAGATGAAACCTTCTCTAAAAGTTTGAATCAAACCAAACAGGGGTTAATTTTGGTAAAGTTTGATAAGAAGTCCTTTGGCTCATGGGCATGGGAACCAAACAAAGTAGACTCACCGTTCTAATGGTCCCAATAGTTTGTTCAACAATGTCTCCAGCATCAACATATTTTGCTCGCATTCGGGTAGAGAGATTTGCCATCCTCCTTGATACAATAACACCGGTCAGAACTACTGGAGGAATACTTGAGAGCAGAACAAGTGCCAAGAGCCATCCTCTCACAAATGCAATAATGAAGCCTCCAAAAAAGGTAGACAGAAGCTGTATGTACTTGCCAACCTAAGAGAGAAATGTtcaattgttcatagcaa contains the following coding sequences:
- the LOC124646433 gene encoding ABC transporter B family member 9-like; translated protein: MAGGGRETRASHDGAARVPLYRMFAFADKTDAALMAVGAVSAVANGMAQPVMTFIFGDVINAFSSAGAVSSPDVLHRVSKVIINYVYLGIGAGLVSALQVSCWTITGERQAARIRSQYLKAILRQDIAFFDKEMSTGQVIERMCGDTFLIQDAIGEKVGKYIQLLSTFFGGFIIAFVRGWLLALVLLSSIPPVVLTGVIVSRRMANLSTRMRAKYVDAGDIVEQTIGTIRTVVSFSGEKQAITTYNKFIRKAYESALREGVVTGIGQGSVMSTLFCCYGLAVWYGAKLIINRGYNGGIVISVMMAVMIGGLSLSHATPSITAFAGGQGAAYRMFKTIERKPDIDVYDTKGVILEDIRGDVELKDVYFSYPTRPDHLVFNAFSLRVPNGTTMALVGQSGSGKSTVVSLVERFYDPQSGEVLIDGVDIRRMNLGWIRGKIGLVSQEPVLFSSTIRENIAYGKDDLTLEEIKRAIEFANAANFIDKLPNGLETMVGDHGTQLSGGQKQRIAIARAIIKNPRILLLDEATSALDMESERVVQEALDRVMLERTIIIVAHRLSTVKNADVISVLQHGKIVEQGSHVQLVKKPEGAYSQLILLQETLQESEAPNVDPDVMMENSFDSRSIGRKPRSRSSSFRRSTSKGSSFGHSGRRPCPVPFDLPDPMEFKNGQDLEETAEKISSGRKKAPIGRLFYLNRPEAFVLALGSIIAVVHGFIFPVYGILISSAVKTFYEPPAELLKGSRFWAGMFAMLGASTLVLIPVENFLFGLAGGKLVERIRSMTFRSVMHQDINWFDKPQHSSGAIGARLSTDTLNVKRLVGDNLALNIQLLSTIIASFTVAMVANWKLALIITVVVPLVGFQGYAQMKFLKGLNKSAKVKYEEASQIATDAVGGIRTVASFCAEQKVMDAYEKKCISPTIQGMREGVVSGLGLGFSFLVFYLTYALCFYVGAKFVQEGTATFPEVFRVFFVLVLASGSISRTSAVGVDSIKANESAISIFEILDSKSKIDSSSEEGMVVTSVRGDIEFQNVSFSYPLRPTVQIFNDLSLSIPSGKMAALVGESGSGKSTAIALLERFYDPNSGKVLFDGLELQTLKVSWLRMQIGLVAQEPVLFNDTIRANIAYGKQGEASEEEIIAAAEAANAHNFISGLPNGYDTVVGERGIQLSGGQKQRVAIARAVVKDPKVLLLDEATSALDVESERVVQEALDRVMVGRTTVVVAHRLSTVKGADIICIFQSGTIVEKGRHDELMQIRGGAYASLIELSSTSK